The Heptranchias perlo isolate sHepPer1 chromosome 40, sHepPer1.hap1, whole genome shotgun sequence genome has a window encoding:
- the LOC137305525 gene encoding ferritin heavy chain, oocyte isoform-like, translated as MASQVWQNYHKECEDGVNKQINMELYSSYVYLSMSYYFDRDDVALRHFAEFFKEQSHEEREHAEKLLKFQNQRGGRIILEDVKKPEQDEWSNGLEVMQRALQMEKHVNQSLLDLHRLSKESTDPHLCDFLETHYLDEQVKMIKKLGDHITNLKRLGAPENGMGVYLFDKHSLH; from the exons ATGGCCTCCCAAGTGTGGcagaactatcacaaggagtgtgaggatggtgtcaacaagcagatcaatatggagctctattcctcctatgtttatctcTCTATG tcctattactttgaccgggatgatgttgccctgcgtcactttgctgagttcttcaaggagcagtcacatgaggaacgggagcacgctgagaaactgctgaaattccagaatcagcgtggGGGCCGAATCATCTTGGAGGACGTCAAG aagccagagcaggatgagtggagcaatggtctggaggtgatgcagagagctctgcagatggagaagcatgtgaaccagagtctgctggatctgcacagACTGTCCAAGGAGAGCACTGACCCTCAT ttgtgtgacttcctggagacccactacttggatgaacaagtgaagatgatcaagaagcttggagatcacatcaccaacctgaagagactgggagcccctgagaatggcatgggagtgtacctgtttgacaagcacaGCCTGCATTGA